The following are encoded in a window of Spirochaeta cellobiosiphila DSM 17781 genomic DNA:
- a CDS encoding AzlC family ABC transporter permease, translating to MIQTTKSHFIKDGFIAGIPIFLGYFAAAIAFGLLAQEAGIPLVPGVGFSMLCFTGAAQFLMINLISSGVSPIEIIFTFCLVNFRYFLMSSSLQPRLKNSSLGVRLALAFGITDENYSVASLRKGILSPYFLGALAFVSWSGWVGGSLAGYLIGSVLPSSLQGAVGGSLYALFLSLLMPEIKKNILALAIAGFAGLLNTIFVVCLKISIGWGIVLSMVLTSALFTYIKLRKGN from the coding sequence ATGATACAGACCACAAAGTCTCACTTTATTAAAGATGGTTTTATAGCTGGTATTCCTATTTTTCTGGGATATTTTGCTGCGGCTATCGCCTTTGGATTATTAGCTCAAGAAGCAGGTATTCCCTTAGTTCCAGGTGTAGGCTTTTCCATGCTATGTTTTACTGGGGCTGCTCAATTTCTTATGATAAATTTAATTTCTTCTGGTGTAAGTCCTATTGAAATCATCTTTACCTTTTGTTTGGTTAATTTTCGCTACTTTCTTATGTCTTCCAGTTTGCAACCTCGTCTGAAGAATAGTTCCCTTGGTGTGAGACTGGCTTTAGCTTTTGGTATTACTGATGAGAACTATTCTGTAGCTTCTCTGCGAAAAGGAATTCTCTCCCCTTATTTTCTGGGGGCTCTTGCCTTTGTTTCCTGGTCCGGTTGGGTCGGAGGATCTTTGGCTGGTTACTTAATAGGTAGTGTCCTTCCTAGTAGCCTGCAAGGAGCGGTAGGAGGCAGTTTATATGCTCTCTTTTTGTCCCTTTTGATGCCTGAGATTAAGAAAAATATACTAGCCTTGGCTATAGCCGGTTTTGCAGGTTTATTAAATACAATATTTGTTGTTTGTCTTAAAATATCTATAGGCTGGGGTATTGTACTCTCTATGGTTCTGACTTCAGCGCTTTTTACTTATATAAAATTGAGAAAGGGTAACTAA
- a CDS encoding septal ring lytic transglycosylase RlpA family protein has product MKKLICLTLLITSLTIMVYSEKGYASWYGGVFQGKLTSNGEVFDTNLLTAAHKTLPFGTIVKVTNLENGKSVEVRVNDRGPFIKGRIIDLTRKAASQLDMLNSGVAYVELHIVEHPEEIQKIIQIGSYKSPRNAQNQVNILKEKGFNAHTHRAEGVIRVYIKAVPESEIPDLKRQLRQAGYSSVLVRSPF; this is encoded by the coding sequence ATGAAAAAGCTAATCTGTTTAACATTATTAATAACAAGCTTAACCATTATGGTATATAGCGAAAAAGGTTATGCCAGTTGGTATGGGGGCGTGTTCCAAGGCAAGCTAACTTCAAATGGAGAAGTCTTTGACACCAATCTCCTGACAGCGGCTCATAAGACTTTGCCCTTTGGTACCATTGTCAAGGTGACCAACCTGGAGAATGGCAAATCTGTAGAAGTACGGGTAAACGACAGAGGACCTTTTATCAAGGGTCGTATTATTGATTTAACTCGCAAAGCCGCTTCCCAATTAGATATGCTAAATTCAGGTGTGGCCTATGTTGAATTGCATATAGTGGAACATCCAGAAGAGATACAAAAAATAATCCAGATAGGTTCTTATAAAAGCCCCAGGAATGCTCAAAATCAAGTCAATATACTAAAAGAAAAAGGTTTTAATGCCCACACTCATCGAGCAGAGGGAGTTATTCGTGTCTATATAAAGGCTGTTCCAGAATCGGAAATTCCCGACCTTAAGCGACAATTACGCCAGGCCGGGTATTCATCAGTATTGGTAAGAAGCCCCTTCTAG
- a CDS encoding AzlD domain-containing protein, with amino-acid sequence MNNIWVILIISAIITYIIRVLPVFIFAKLNLKPWAQEFLDLMPLAALGALILPGAYLDLPGEALSVTCGLAGAGFIAWFRGGLILPVLTQIVITFVMLQYL; translated from the coding sequence TTGAATAATATTTGGGTCATTCTTATTATATCAGCCATCATTACTTATATTATAAGAGTTCTTCCTGTTTTTATTTTTGCCAAATTGAATCTCAAGCCCTGGGCACAGGAGTTTCTTGATCTTATGCCTTTGGCTGCCTTAGGAGCTTTGATTCTTCCTGGTGCCTATCTTGATTTGCCAGGGGAAGCTCTTTCCGTGACCTGTGGATTAGCCGGGGCAGGTTTTATAGCCTGGTTTCGTGGTGGTTTGATCCTTCCTGTTCTGACTCAGATTGTAATAACTTTTGTTATGCTACAATATTTGTGA
- a CDS encoding cation:proton antiporter, protein MSLNLNEAFVLILLGGYIAGKIADKLRLPSVLGMTLWGVGLSYFLKSAMPDSLWQISPFLKNLALIIILLRAGLGIKKETLHKVGKTAGLFSFVPATFEATAIILSCHFLLGWSWAVSGITGFVIAAVSPAVVVPSMLVLIEKGFGRRREVPTLILAGASLDDIYAITMFTMFLKMATQHSVEIGKALISLPISIVVGVVLGLILGFALSELYKRLHPSMRATEKVLLVLGCSVILLQIGDMTGTAGLLGIMTAGFILLERSPEVAKELATKLNKAWVFAEIMLFVIIGLSVDVNTAVSAGLKGLMVLGIGLASRSVGVVLSTLGSGMTMRERIFCVIAYLPKATVQAAIGSVPLAAGVAEGEIILAFAVLSIVITAPLGLLGIRLAGEPLLKEPEEA, encoded by the coding sequence GTGTCTTTAAATTTGAATGAGGCCTTTGTTCTTATTCTGCTAGGTGGATATATAGCAGGTAAGATTGCGGACAAACTTCGACTTCCCAGTGTATTGGGAATGACCTTATGGGGAGTAGGGCTCTCTTATTTTCTTAAGTCGGCTATGCCAGATTCTTTATGGCAAATTAGCCCTTTCCTTAAGAATTTAGCTTTAATTATCATCCTTTTACGTGCGGGTTTAGGGATAAAGAAGGAAACTCTTCACAAAGTGGGGAAGACGGCAGGATTATTTAGTTTTGTACCGGCTACTTTTGAGGCCACTGCTATTATTCTATCCTGTCATTTCTTACTAGGTTGGTCCTGGGCCGTCAGCGGGATAACAGGGTTTGTTATTGCTGCTGTTTCACCTGCTGTTGTTGTCCCTAGTATGCTGGTACTCATTGAAAAGGGATTCGGACGACGACGAGAGGTTCCTACTCTGATACTTGCTGGAGCCAGTCTTGATGATATCTATGCTATCACCATGTTCACTATGTTCTTGAAGATGGCAACCCAACATTCTGTTGAGATAGGTAAAGCTCTCATTTCTTTACCTATTTCTATAGTAGTTGGTGTGGTTTTAGGATTGATTCTTGGATTTGCTTTAAGTGAATTGTATAAGCGTCTTCATCCTAGTATGAGAGCCACTGAAAAGGTCCTCCTTGTCCTGGGTTGTTCCGTTATTCTACTTCAAATCGGTGATATGACAGGAACCGCAGGGCTTCTGGGAATAATGACTGCTGGATTTATCCTATTAGAACGATCTCCCGAGGTTGCTAAGGAATTAGCTACAAAATTGAACAAGGCCTGGGTTTTTGCTGAGATCATGTTATTTGTTATTATTGGATTATCAGTTGATGTTAATACTGCTGTCTCTGCTGGTCTCAAGGGCTTGATGGTATTAGGAATTGGTTTGGCCTCGAGAAGTGTAGGTGTTGTTCTCTCCACTTTGGGAAGTGGCATGACTATGCGTGAGAGGATCTTTTGTGTGATTGCCTATCTTCCAAAAGCGACTGTTCAAGCAGCTATAGGTTCTGTTCCTCTTGCTGCGGGAGTAGCCGAGGGAGAAATCATTCTGGCTTTTGCTGTTTTATCCATTGTTATTACAGCACCTTTAGGACTTTTAGGAATCCGTTTAGCAGGTGAACCTTTATTAAAAGAACCGGAAGAAGCCTAG
- a CDS encoding glycoside hydrolase family 88 protein produces MILESIQNIERYKEESTFSGESVKKALDFIISKIDQSLDTFTDKFPAASSINLVYPAIDNTCWTASFWTGMLWLAYEYTGENKYKDVAMKQVKSFRERLNHEDLINTHDIGFLYTLSCVAAYKITGDEFAKETALLAADKLMKRYFPIAGIIQAWGDLSDPEQQGRLIIDCCMNLPLLYWASEITGDNKYKDAAVSHVKQAAKYIVREDSSTYHTFYMDVKTGAPRFGSTCQGFSDDSCWARGQAWAIYGFPLSFGYTKDRDILNLTSHVANYFLNRLPDDDISYWDLSLSGDNINRDSSSSAIAACGLLEYCRFLDNDKNLQKIYKNASISMLKNLTDKCATVTHPESNGLLLHAVYDMPKNVGVDECNIWGDYFYFEGLMRLNRDWKKYW; encoded by the coding sequence AATAGATCAAAGTCTAGATACCTTTACGGATAAATTCCCAGCCGCTTCTAGTATCAATCTTGTCTATCCAGCGATTGACAATACCTGTTGGACTGCTTCCTTTTGGACAGGAATGTTATGGTTGGCATATGAGTATACTGGGGAGAATAAATATAAAGATGTTGCCATGAAACAGGTTAAAAGTTTTAGGGAGAGACTTAATCATGAAGATCTTATCAATACCCATGATATAGGTTTCTTATATACCTTATCCTGTGTGGCTGCCTATAAAATAACGGGAGATGAATTCGCTAAAGAAACAGCTCTATTGGCGGCAGATAAATTAATGAAAAGATATTTCCCTATTGCAGGAATTATCCAGGCATGGGGAGATCTGTCAGATCCCGAACAGCAGGGGAGGCTTATCATCGACTGTTGTATGAATTTACCCCTTTTATACTGGGCTTCAGAAATAACTGGTGATAATAAATACAAAGACGCCGCTGTATCCCATGTTAAACAAGCGGCAAAGTATATTGTGAGGGAGGATTCCTCAACATATCACACTTTTTATATGGATGTTAAAACAGGAGCACCACGGTTTGGCAGCACTTGTCAGGGCTTCTCAGATGATTCTTGCTGGGCAAGAGGTCAAGCCTGGGCCATTTATGGTTTTCCCTTAAGCTTTGGCTATACAAAGGACAGGGATATTCTTAATCTAACGTCCCATGTTGCCAACTATTTTTTAAACAGATTGCCTGATGATGATATAAGTTACTGGGATCTTTCCTTATCAGGAGATAATATTAACAGAGACTCTTCATCCTCAGCCATAGCAGCTTGCGGGTTATTGGAGTATTGCCGTTTTCTGGATAATGATAAGAATCTACAGAAAATATATAAAAACGCATCAATAAGTATGTTAAAAAATCTAACTGATAAGTGCGCAACCGTTACTCATCCCGAGTCCAATGGATTACTTCTTCATGCTGTTTATGATATGCCTAAAAATGTAGGTGTAGATGAATGTAATATATGGGGCGACTACTTCTATTTTGAAGGTCTGATGCGATTGAATAGAGATTGGAAAAAATACTGGTAG
- a CDS encoding response regulator: MSKTVMVVEDESIIRLHYEQILRKAGMTIVKGTGSGELAVDMIIHSRPALVFMDINLQGQMTGIDVVEKVKESIPEQKVIYVTAYNDQETQKRVEATKPVGIFAKPLTKLAISQIISNYL, from the coding sequence ATGAGTAAAACTGTGATGGTTGTAGAAGATGAGTCAATCATTAGACTTCATTATGAACAGATATTAAGAAAAGCTGGTATGACGATTGTCAAAGGTACTGGCTCAGGTGAACTAGCGGTTGATATGATTATCCATTCAAGACCGGCTTTGGTTTTTATGGATATAAATCTACAAGGTCAAATGACTGGTATTGATGTTGTTGAAAAGGTTAAAGAAAGTATTCCTGAGCAAAAAGTGATCTATGTGACAGCCTACAATGATCAAGAAACACAAAAACGTGTGGAAGCAACAAAGCCTGTTGGAATTTTTGCTAAACCATTGACGAAGCTTGCTATATCGCAGATTATCAGTAATTATCTATAA
- a CDS encoding glycosyltransferase family 4 protein → MQGKVKNIGFISTRLQGTDGVTLETAKWVTILEKNGYNCFFFAGQSDWDKEKTMVCPEAFFDHPTIKELQKECFGKQKRPSQLTGEIHHLRLLLKEALYEFITTFAIDLIIPENALTIPMNIPLGTAITELIAETGIPTIAHHHDFYWERQRFMVNCVPDFLSMAFPPTLPSIRHVVINTPADQQLSFRTGLSAMVIPNVIDFNSEPPGIDDFTKHFREDLGIKDDDLLILQPTRVVARKGIEHAIEIVARLNNPKAKLVITHEAGDEGYSYQKRIESYAQIMGVDLILKPDLIGKVRGYTKDKKRVYSLWDAYPHADIVTYPSTYEGFGNALLEAIWFQKPLLVNRYSIYEMDIEPLGFDVVAMDGYVTDQVVEDFRTVLEDKKTAQKMGKRNLEIAQRYFSYEVLEYKLKTLLLQIEGLDQTRLT, encoded by the coding sequence ATGCAAGGAAAAGTAAAAAACATCGGTTTCATATCTACCCGGCTTCAAGGTACAGATGGTGTCACCTTAGAAACAGCAAAATGGGTAACAATATTGGAAAAGAATGGATACAACTGTTTCTTTTTTGCCGGTCAATCTGATTGGGACAAAGAAAAAACCATGGTCTGCCCTGAGGCCTTCTTTGATCATCCTACTATTAAAGAACTACAGAAGGAATGCTTTGGTAAACAGAAACGTCCTAGTCAATTGACTGGAGAAATACACCATCTTAGGCTTTTATTAAAAGAAGCACTGTATGAGTTTATTACGACCTTTGCCATTGATCTGATCATACCTGAGAATGCCCTGACCATACCCATGAATATACCTTTGGGAACGGCTATAACCGAATTAATAGCAGAAACAGGTATCCCTACGATAGCTCATCATCATGACTTCTATTGGGAACGTCAACGATTTATGGTGAACTGTGTACCTGATTTTCTTTCCATGGCCTTTCCCCCCACCCTTCCCAGTATACGACATGTGGTCATCAATACTCCCGCAGACCAACAATTGAGTTTTAGAACAGGTTTATCTGCTATGGTCATTCCCAATGTAATCGACTTTAATTCCGAACCACCGGGAATTGACGATTTTACTAAGCACTTTAGAGAAGATTTAGGTATTAAAGATGATGACTTATTGATTCTGCAACCTACGAGAGTAGTGGCCAGGAAGGGAATTGAACATGCCATTGAAATCGTTGCACGACTCAATAATCCAAAAGCAAAATTAGTCATTACCCACGAAGCAGGAGATGAAGGATACTCTTATCAGAAACGTATCGAATCTTATGCCCAAATAATGGGAGTTGACCTTATATTAAAACCCGACTTGATCGGTAAAGTAAGGGGATATACTAAGGATAAAAAAAGGGTCTATTCTTTGTGGGATGCCTATCCCCATGCTGATATAGTGACCTATCCCTCTACTTATGAAGGATTTGGGAATGCCCTTCTGGAAGCCATATGGTTCCAAAAACCACTCCTAGTGAATAGATACAGCATCTATGAAATGGATATAGAACCTTTAGGTTTTGATGTGGTAGCTATGGACGGATATGTTACAGATCAAGTTGTGGAAGACTTCAGAACGGTTTTAGAGGACAAAAAAACAGCCCAAAAGATGGGTAAGAGGAACTTGGAAATAGCCCAACGGTATTTTTCTTATGAGGTTCTTGAATACAAACTTAAAACATTACTTTTACAGATTGAAGGATTGGATCAAACACGACTCACTTAA